From Microcebus murinus isolate Inina chromosome 15, M.murinus_Inina_mat1.0, whole genome shotgun sequence, the proteins below share one genomic window:
- the MAB21L2 gene encoding protein mab-21-like 2: MIAAQAKLVYQLNKYYTERCQARKAAIAKTIREVCKVVSDVLKEVEVQEPRFISSLSEIDARYEGLEVISPTEFEVVLYLNQMGVFNFVDDGSLPGCAVLKLSDGRKRSMSLWVEFITASGYLSARKIRSRFQTLVAQAVDKCSYRDVVKMIADTSEVKLRIRERYVVQITPAFKCTGIWPRSAAQWPMPHIPWPGPNRVAEVKAEGFNLLSKECYSLTGKQSSAESDAWVLQFGEAENRLLMGGCRNKCLSVLKTLRDRHLELPGQPLNNYHMKTLLLYECEKHPRETDWDESCLGDRLNGILLQLISCLQCRRCPHYFLPNLDLFQGKPHSALESAAKQTWRLAREILTNPKSLDKL; the protein is encoded by the coding sequence ATGATTGCCGCTCAGGCCAAGCTGGTTTACCAGCTCAATAAATACTACACTGAGCGCTGCCAGGCGCGCAAGGCGGCCATCGCCAAGACCATCCGAGAGGTCTGTAAGGTGGTCTCGGACGTGCTAAAGGAAGTGGAGGTGCAGGAGCCTCGCTTCATCAGCTCCTTGAGCGAGATCGATGCCCGCTACGAGGGGCTTGAGGTCATCTCGCCCACTGAATTCGAGGTGGTGCTCTACCTAAACCAGATGGGCGTCTTCAACTTCGTGGACGACGGCTCGCTGCCCGGCTGCGCAGTGCTCAAATTGAGCGATGGGCGGAAGCGGAGCATGTCTCTCTGGGTCGAGTTCATCACAGCGTCGGGCTACCTCTCAGCGCGTAAGATCCGCTCGCGTTTCCAGACGCTAGTGGCCCAGGCAGTGGACAAGTGCAGCTATCGGGATGTGGTCAAGATGATCGCCGACACCAGTGAGGTCAAGTTGCGCATCAGGGAGCGCTACGTGGTGCAAATCACTCCGGCGTTCAAGTGCACCGGGATCTGGCCTCGCAGCGCTGCACAGTGGCCTATGCCTCACATCCCCTGGCCTGGCCCCAACAGGGTGGCGGAGGTCAAGGCCGAAGGGTTCAACTTGCTCTCCAAGGAGTGCTACTCGCTGACCGGCAAGCAGAGCTCTGCGGAGAGCGACGCCTGGGTGTTACAGTTCGGGGAGGCGGAGAACCGCCTGCTGATGGGCGGCTGCCGAAACAAGTGTCTCTCGGTGCTGAAGACCCTGCGGGACCGCCACCTGGAGCTGCCTGGCCAGCCGCTCAATAACTACCACATGAAGACGCTGCTGCTGTACGAATGCGAGAAACACCCGCGAGAAACGGACTGGGACGAGTCGTGCCTGGGCGACCGGCTCAATGGCATCCTGCTGCAGCTCATCTCCTGCCTGCAGTGCCGCCGCTGCCCTCACTACTTTCTGCCCAACCTCGACCTCTTTCAGGGCAAGCCCCATTCGGCCCTGGAAAGCGCTGCCAAGCAGACCTGGAGGTTGGCCAGGGAAATTCTCACCAATCCCAAAAGCCTGGACAAACTATAG